The Lysinibacillus irui sequence TTGAAAATTTATCATTTTTCAATAAATTCTGACTGATTGATAAAGAAATTATTAAATCCTTTGATATATCTAAGTTTTCTCACTCTTTAATTGTCGATAAACACCATAATAACATTAAATTATTCTAAAATATCTAAAATTCAGATTTATAACTTTATTTACAAATTTACACTATTGCGTCTAGGATTTTGATTACAGCTTTGTTCTAGATTCTACTATTCCCCCTAATGATAAAAAGCATGCCAAAATTTCTTTTGGCATGCTTGGTTTCATTTTATTTTACATATTGCTGGTACTTTGCATAATCAGATGCTTTTACTTCAAGGGATAATAATGTACCATCCTCTTCATAAGAAGTATTAAAAACAGAGGCATATTCATTTAAATAAGAAACAACATTCCCTTGATCATACGGTATTAACATATCACACGTTACATAGTGGGAGAAGATATGCTGACGAATCAATTGTAATAACTCCTCTAAACCAATCCCTTGTTTCGCTGATATCCAAATATTATCACCACTTACTACAGGGTAAGGAACATTTGCAATATCCGCCTTATTGTATACATAGATAGTTGGAATGTCTTCAACGCCAACTGCCTTCAATGTCTCATTTGTTACATCCATCATAAATGCGTGCTCTGCATTTGAAACATCTACAACATGCAATAAAAGATCAGCATCTCGCGCCTCTTCTAATGTAGATCGGAATGCTTTTACCAGATGATGTGGTAATTTACTTACGAAACCTACTGTATCTGTAAGTAAAAACGTCTTTTTATCAGGTAATTCTATCTGACGAACAGAAGTTTCCAATGTAGCAAAAAGCATATCTTTTTCAAATACTTGTTTATGCTCTTCCTGCCCTATTTGTGTAAGTAACTGATTCATGATTGTTGATTTACCAGCATTTGTATATCCAACGATTGACACAACGGGAAGTGCATTTTTACGGCGTTGTTTACGTTGTGTCTCTCGTTGCTCTTTCACGTGTTCGAGATCCTTTTTAATTTTGGCAATTTGATCTTCAATTTTCCTTCTATCCAGTTCAAGCTTCGTTTCACCAGCTCCACGGTTTTTAAAGCCACCTCCAGTACCACCACCCTGACGACTTAGAGAAGCATGTAGGCCTACTAAGCGAGGTAGCATGTATTGCAACTGAGCTAATTCCACCTGCATCTGTGCTTCTCTTGTTTTTGCTCGTCTTCCGAAAATATCCAAAATAAGCATCGTACGATCAATAACTTTCGTTGCTAAATCACGCTCTAAATTGCGGATTTGTGAAGGAGACAATTCATCATTAAAAATAACAAGATTTGCTTGTGCTTCTTCATAAAAACTTTTGATTTCCTCTATTTTACCTGTACCAACATAGTGTGAAGGTGTAACACGCTCTAAATTTTGTGTAACAATTCCTACCACTTCTACATGCAAAGCCTCGGCTAAATTTTGTAACTCTTCCATTGAATAATCAAAATGCTCGTCATTTCGTAAATTGACGCCAACAAGTATGGCCTTTTCAACTAATACATCAACTTCCTTAATTCTATCCATTAGAAACCTCCCACCAAAGCCTGGTGTCCCTACGACAAATTTTCTTCATCTTACCATAAAATACTCTTTTTCGTATTTGTGGACCATCCGTATTTTTTAAAAAATGCGCCTCTCTAAAAGGCGCATTTTCATTACTTTCTTTCTTCTTTTAGTAATACTTCTGAGCGAGTAAATTCTTCTTCAATTTCTTTATTCGGCTTATATGTCAGCATACTAACAACAACCGCAACGATTAAACAAACAAAGAAACCAGGAACAATTTCATATAAAGCACTTGATAAAGCATCCACTTTACCCCAAATAAACGCAGTTGCGGCACCTGTTATCATTCCGCTTAGCGCTCCATAATTGGTTAATTTTCTCCAATATAAAGAAAGCAATATAACAGGTCCAAATGCTGCACCAAACCCTGCCCAAGCAAAACCAACTAGGCTTAAGATAGAGCTATCTGGATTCCACGCTAGGATACCGGCAATAATCGCTACTACTAATACCGCCATTCGTCCAACAAAAACATAATGTTTATCATCGGCTGTTTTGTTGAACAACGCTTTATATATATCCTCAACAAGTGCTGAAGAAGTGACGATTAGTTGTGATGAAATAGTACTCATAACAGCTGCCAAAATAGCCGCTAACATAATACCCGCAATAAATGGATGGAATAAAATTTGCCCAAGTACAATGAAAACAGTTTCGGCATCCTTTAACTCACCAGCGTTTTGCTCATAATAGGCAACACCTACTAAAGCTGTCCCAATGGCCCCGAATAAGCTTAACATCATCCAACCAATACCAATACGTCGAGCCTGCTTTGTTTCCTTTACTGAACTAATAGCCATAAAGCGTACAATAATATGTGGCTGTCCAAAATAGCCTAATCCCCAAGCAAGAGAAGAAATAATCCCTGCTGCTGTTGCAGTGGCTGGTAATAAATTTAAAAGATCTGGACTAACGGCTTTAATTGAAGAAATTGTATCCCCTAATCCACCCGTTACAAATAAACCAAATAGCGGTACAG is a genomic window containing:
- the hflX gene encoding GTPase HflX; this encodes MDRIKEVDVLVEKAILVGVNLRNDEHFDYSMEELQNLAEALHVEVVGIVTQNLERVTPSHYVGTGKIEEIKSFYEEAQANLVIFNDELSPSQIRNLERDLATKVIDRTMLILDIFGRRAKTREAQMQVELAQLQYMLPRLVGLHASLSRQGGGTGGGFKNRGAGETKLELDRRKIEDQIAKIKKDLEHVKEQRETQRKQRRKNALPVVSIVGYTNAGKSTIMNQLLTQIGQEEHKQVFEKDMLFATLETSVRQIELPDKKTFLLTDTVGFVSKLPHHLVKAFRSTLEEARDADLLLHVVDVSNAEHAFMMDVTNETLKAVGVEDIPTIYVYNKADIANVPYPVVSGDNIWISAKQGIGLEELLQLIRQHIFSHYVTCDMLIPYDQGNVVSYLNEYASVFNTSYEEDGTLLSLEVKASDYAKYQQYVK
- the putP gene encoding sodium/proline symporter PutP → MTDNMYQLLAIIIYMIAMLAIGWYAFAKTSNLTDYMLGGRSLGPAVTALSAGAADMSGWLLMGLPGAIFVSGLVEAWIAIGLTIGAYLNWLLVAPRLRVYTQVTNDSITIPSYLDNRLRDNTKLIRIASGIIILIFFTFYVSSGMVAGGKFFDSSFGYEYHTGLLIVSAVVVAYTLFGGFLAVSYTDFLQGLIMFLALITVPLFGLFVTGGLGDTISSIKAVSPDLLNLLPATATAAGIISSLAWGLGYFGQPHIIVRFMAISSVKETKQARRIGIGWMMLSLFGAIGTALVGVAYYEQNAGELKDAETVFIVLGQILFHPFIAGIMLAAILAAVMSTISSQLIVTSSALVEDIYKALFNKTADDKHYVFVGRMAVLVVAIIAGILAWNPDSSILSLVGFAWAGFGAAFGPVILLSLYWRKLTNYGALSGMITGAATAFIWGKVDALSSALYEIVPGFFVCLIVAVVVSMLTYKPNKEIEEEFTRSEVLLKEERK